A genomic window from Glycine max cultivar Williams 82 chromosome 17, Glycine_max_v4.0, whole genome shotgun sequence includes:
- the LOC100790341 gene encoding kinesin-like protein KIN-4A isoform X3: MEASEKCSVKVALHIRPLIADERQQGCIECVSVTPSKPQVQIGSHAFTFDYVYGNGGSPSVEMFEECVAPLVDGLFQGYNATVLAYGQTGSGKTYTMGTGYNDNCRSGLIPQVMNALFKKIETLKHQTEFQLRVSFIEILKEEVRDLFDRVSMGKPETSNSNGHSGKITVPGKSPIQIRETSNGVITLAGITEVAVSTLHEMSSYLEQGSLSRATGSTNMNNQSSRSHAIFTITLEQMHKLHSSSPTNDSSDEDMGEEYLSAKLHLVDLAGSERAKRTGSDGVRLKEGIHINKGLLALGNVISALGDEKKRKEGVHVPYRDSKLTRLLQDSLGGNSKTVMIACISPADINAEETLNTLKYANRARNIQNKPVVNRDLISNEMQQLRQQLKYLQAELCSRVGAPADEVRVLKERIAWLESTNEDLYRELHKYRSRCAFVERCEIDEPNGHIILMKTDGLERHFQSLDSSDHPMVGSISGEDSKETDEAAKELEHVLLQNTMDKEMNELNKRLEQKESEMKVIAVDTETLKQHFGKKILELEEEKRKVQEERDRLLHEVENLASNSDGLAHKTQDVRGQKLKALEAQILDLRKKQESHVQLLKQKEKSEDAAKRLQTEIQYIKAQKVQLQHKMKQEAEQFRQWKASREKELLQLKKEGRKNEYERHKLEALNQRQKMVLQRKTEEATMATKRLKELLEARKSSPRDNSVYSNGHLQPGLVNEKSLQRWLDQELEVMVHVHEVRAEYDKQNQVQAALEEELALLKQDRFSDGQTIPKGKSKYLRLLSMSPDAKVERIASLENMLCMSSVALKAMASQLTEAEERERTLNNRGRWNQLRSMGDAKNVLQYLFNATAEARCKLWEKNMELQDLKEQLNELVALLQQSEAQRKELVKEQKIKEQAVAITLDTPALENSRSLKHLADEMSGPLSPMSLPAPKQLKFTPGVVNWSGRESATFLDEARKMIPIGELSTKRLAAIGQAGKLWKWKRSHHQWLLQFKWKWQKPWKLSEWIKHSDETIMRLTRGQLIAGSLYPVPKVIFDSKEGTM, translated from the exons ATGGAAGCATCAGAGAAATGCTCTGTGAAAGTCGCTCTTCACATTCGTCCTCTCATTGCCGATGAACGACAACAAGGTTGCATTGAATGTGTTTCCGTTACGCCTTCGAAGCCTCAG GTTCAAATTGGGTCGCATGCCTTTACATTTGATTACGTTTATGGAAATGGTGGATCTCCTTCAGTTGAGATGTTTGAGGAATGCGTTGCTCCATTGGTTGATGGCTTATTCCAAGGATACAATGCTACAGTACTTGCCTATGGTCAG ACAGGATCTGGGAAAACATATACCATGGGAACTGGCTATAATGACAATTGTCGGAGTGGATTAATTCCTCAGGTTATGAATGCGTTGTTCAAGAAGATTGAAACACTAAAGCATCAAACAGAATTTCAGTTGCGAGTCTCCTTCATTGAG ATTTTGAAGGAAGAGGTGAGGGACTTGTTCGATAGGGTATCTATGGGCAAACCAGAAACCTCTAACTCTAATGGCCATTCTGGAAAAATAACTGTTCCTGGGAAGTCACCAATACAAATTCGTGAAACATCAAATGGAGTAATAACACTGGCAGGAATAACTGAAGTTGCTGTAAGTACATTACATGAGATGTCTTCTTACTTGGAGCAGGGTTCTTTAAGCAGGGCAACGGGAAGTACAAATATGAACAACCAGTCCAG TCGGTCACATGCCATTTTCACAATTACATTAGAACAGATGCACAAACTCCATTCTAGTTCTCCCACCAATGACTCTTCAGATGAGGATATGGGTGAAGAATACCTTTCAGCAAAGCTCCATTTGGTAGATCTAGCTGGATCTGAACGAGCTAAAAGAACAGGTTCTGATGGTGTTCGTTTGAAAGAAG gtaTACACATCAATAAAGGTCTTCTTGCTCTTGGTAATGTCATAAGTGCACTAGGGGATGAGAAAAAGCGAAAGGAGGGTGTACATGTTCCTTATCGGGATAGCAAACTCACTCGACTCTTACAG GATTCACTTGGTGGAAACAGCAAAACTGTCATGATAG CTTGCATTAGTCCTGCTGATATCAATGCTGAGGAAACTCTCAATACTCTCAAGTATGCAAACCGTGCTCGTAATATTCAAAATAAGCCTGTA GTTAATCGAGATTTAATCTCCAATGAGATGCAGCAATTGCGCCAGCAGTTGAAGTATTTGCAGGCTGAACTTTGTTCTCGGGTAGGAGCTCCTGCTGATGAAGTGCGG GTTCTCAAGGAAAGGATTGCTTGGCTTGAGTCTACTAATGAGGACCTCTACAGAGAACTTCATAAATATCGCAGTAGATGTGCTTTTGTAGAGAGATGTGAAATTGATGAACCT aATGGACACATTATTCTCATGAAAACCGATGGGCTTGAGAGGCACTTTCAGAGCTTAGATTCATCTGACCATCCCATGGTTGGAAGTATATCAG GTGAGGATTCTAAGGAAACTGATGAAGCAGCTAAAGAGTTGGAGCATGTACTATTGCAAAATACCATGGATAAAGAAATGAATGAATTGAATAAGCGCTTGGAGCAGAAAGAg TCTGAGATGAAGGTCATTGCAGTTGATACTGAAACACTCAAACAACACTTTGGGAAGAAAATTTTGGAACTTGAGgaggagaaaagaaaagtgcag GAAGAGAGGGACCGTTTATTGCACGAGGTAGAGAATCTTGCTTCTAATTCAGATGGGCTAGCACACAAAACTCAAGATGTTCGTGGCCAAAAATTGAAGGCATTGGAAGCACAG ATTTTAGACCTCAGGAAGAAACAAGAAAGCCATGTGCAGCTATTAAAGCAAAAAGAGAAGAGTGAAGACGCTGCAAAAAGACTGCAGACTGAGATACAATATATCAAGGCTCAGAAG GTTCAGTTGCAGCATAAAATGAAGCAAGAGGCAGAACAATTTCGACAATGGAAGGCTTCTCGTGAGAAGGAGCTACTCCAG TTGAAAAAGGAGGGAAGAAAAAATGAGTACGAAAGACATAAGCTTGAGGCTCTAAACCAACGTCAGAAAATG GTTCTTCAAAGGAAGACAGAGGAAGCAACAATGGCTACGAAAAGGctaaaagaattgttggaggCCCGCAAATCTTCTCCCCGTGATAACTCTG TTTATTCAAATGGACATCTACAGCCTGGGCTG GTCAATGAAAAATCCCTCCAAAGGTGGCTTGATCAGGAGCTGGAGGTCATGGTACATGTGCATGAAGTTCGTGCTGAATATGACAAACAAAATCAAGT ccaAGCTGCACTGGAAGAGGAGTTGGCTTTACTAAAACAGGATCGGTTTTCAGATGGGCAGACTATTCCCAAAGGAAAGAGCAAATATTTGAG GCTGTTATCCATGTCACCAGATGCAAAAGTTGAGAGAATAGCTTCTCTTGAGAACATGTTGTGCATGTCCTCAGTTGCTTTGAAAGCCATGGCTTCACAACTCACTGAGGCAGAAGAAAGGGAACGAACATTAAATAACCGAGGTCGTTGGAACCAGCTACGCTCAATGGGAGATGCAAAGAATGTGCTTCAATATTTGTTCAATGCTACTGCAGAAGCAAG GTGCAAATTGTGGGAAAAGAATATGGAACTTCAGGATTTGAAAGAACAACTAAATGAGCTTGTAGCACTGCTACAACAAAGTGAAGCACAGAGAAAAGAACTTGTAAAggagcaaaaaataaaagaacaagcTGTTGCCATCACATTGGATACACCAGCATTG GAAAACTCACGGTCCTTAAAACACCTTGCGGATGAAATGAGTGGTCCGTTATCTCCAATGTCGCTTCCTGCACCAAAGCAACTCAAATTCACTCCTGGAGTTGTTAATTGGTCAGGCAGGGAGTCAGCTACATTTTTAGATGAAGCACGAAAG ATGATACCCATTGGAGAGTTGTCAACGAAGAGGCTAGCAGCTATAGGACAAGCCGGAAAACTTTGGAAGTGGAAGAGAAGTCATCATCAATGGCTGCTACAGTTTAAATGGAAGTGGCAGAAGCCCTGGAAACTCTCAGAATGGATCAAACACAGTGATGAGACAATTATGAG GTTGACAAGAGGACAGTTGATTGCAGGTAGTCTTTACCCTGTTCCAAAAGTTATTTTTGACTCCAAAGAAG GTACGATGTAA